From Litorilinea aerophila:
CCCCTGAAGTCCAGGGAGAGTGGACGGCCCTGGCCCATTACCTGCCCAGCCGGCGCAACAGCCTGGAAGCCTGGCCTGATCATGGAGGCTATCTGGATTTCCTGTCCCGACAGCTGGAGGTAGCGGTGGCCTTGCCCAACGGGCGGGCGTTCGCCGAATTCTCCCGGAACATCCAGTCGCTGCAGCAGGCGGTCCTGCGCGGGGAGCTCACCCCTGAGGAAGCGCTCCTCCAGATGGAGGCAGCCGCCGAACCCTGACCCGTATTTGGCGGACTTTTGGCAGGGAAACCCCATTCCCACTAAAAACAGGCGGAAAGGGAATCCCTTTCCGCCTGTTTTCCAACCCGATGGCACCTGTCCATCGGGCCTGATGAGAGGTCCTCTCGGGAAGAGCTTTACTTGATCTCGACGACCGCGCCTTCGGCCTCGAGCTTGGCCTTGGCATCCTCCGCGGCCTCTTTGCTCACGCCCTGGAGAATGGTGGAGGGAGCACCCTCGACCACGTCCTTGGCCTCCTTGAGGCCCAGGTTGGTGATGGCCCGCACCGCCTTGATGACGTTGATCTTCTTGGCGCCCACGTCCTTCAGGATCACATCGAACTCGGTCTGCTCCTCCACGGCCTCGCCACCGGCGGCACCGCCAGCCGGAGCCGCCGCTGCCACCGCCACGGGAGCGGCGGCGCTGACGCCCCAAGCCTCTTCGAGCATCTTCACCAGTTCAGCAGCCTCCACCAGGGTGAGGCTATCCAGCTGTTCTTTAATTGCCTGCAAATCAGCCATGGTTCAAAATCCTCCTCAATTCAAATTAAATTTTTCACGCATAACTTGTCAGGTGGGGCAACCGGCAGAGCCGGCCCCCGGTTGCCATCGCCTCCAGGGCGACGACATGGCCTGTGCCCAGCGGGTTCAGGCTGCCTCGGTCTCCTTGCGCTTTTCGACGTAGGCGTTGAGCACCCGGACCAGGCTGGCCGATGGGGCCCCGATCATGCGGACCAGGTTGCCGGCCGGGGCGCTGATGGCACCCAGGATCTGGGCCAGGACCTGTTCGCGGGTGGGCAGGTCTGCCAGGGCTTCGGCCGCCGAGGCATCCAACACCGACGACTCCAGGATGGCGCCTTTGATCTCCAGGATGCGCTCGCTCTTGATCCAGTCCCGCAGCGCCGAAACCCCTTTGCCGATATCATCACCCACAAAGGCCACTGCGTTCGGGCCTTCCAGCAGGCCATCGGGCTGGGGCTTGCCACATTGCTCCAAAGCCAGGGCAAAGATAGAATTCTTCACGATGGCATAGGTCGTGCCGGTTTCCTTCAATTTGACCCGCAACGACTGGAGCTGGGACACGTTGGCGCCCAGGTAGTTGGTGAAGACCAGGGCGGAAGAATTGTTGATGAGCTCCTTATAGTGCTCGAGCAGCTCCGCCTTCTTCGCACGTGAAATGGCCAAGCGTCTTCCCTCCTTTCTAGTAGGATTAGGCTATAAAACCAAAATGGCGTCTCCATGCCTGCATGAAGACGCCACAGTGGACAAAACAATTCCAGGAACTGGCTCCAGCCAGAGTGGGCGGAGTTCGTCCTGATTGGACACGATTGTGGGCTCGAGCCTAGGCAGGCTGCCCAAGAAGGGCAATTAAGGGGTCCACCTGCTGTCTTCAGCACAGAGTCTGGTATGTACCGTCCGGATCCTTCCCGCCTGGGGGAGGACCCCAGACATGGCACGCCCAGGGTCTATTCAATTGTCCGGGCCATTATAGCCGCGGCTGTCGCTCCATCCAAATTGGAGATGGCCTCATCACCGTTACGACACACCGTTACGACACATTATCCAACTGGAGGTTCATGGCCGCATTGGGATCGACCTTGACGCCCGGGCCCATGGTGCTGGCCAGGGTGACCCGCCGCACGTAGACATTTTTCAGGGTCGCCGGCTTGGCAGCCATGATCGCTTCCATCAGGGCGGCAAAGTTCTTCAGGAGCGCCTTGTCGTCGAAACTGGCCTTGCCGATGGGTGCGTGGATGTTGCCGGTCTTGTCAACCCGGAATTCCACACGGCCCAGTCGGGCCTCCTGAATCACCCGGGGCAGGTCTTCCGCGGGGAGGATGGTCCCCGTCTTCGGGCTGGGCATGAGCCCACGCGGGCCCAGGACACGCCCTAACCGCCCCACGATGCGCATCATGTCGGGGGTCGCCAGAACCACATCGAAGTCGGTCCAGCCCTTCTGGATCTGTTCGGCCAGATCCTCGGCG
This genomic window contains:
- the rplL gene encoding 50S ribosomal protein L7/L12; the encoded protein is MADLQAIKEQLDSLTLVEAAELVKMLEEAWGVSAAAPVAVAAAAPAGGAAGGEAVEEQTEFDVILKDVGAKKINVIKAVRAITNLGLKEAKDVVEGAPSTILQGVSKEAAEDAKAKLEAEGAVVEIK
- the rplJ gene encoding 50S ribosomal protein L10; amino-acid sequence: MAISRAKKAELLEHYKELINNSSALVFTNYLGANVSQLQSLRVKLKETGTTYAIVKNSIFALALEQCGKPQPDGLLEGPNAVAFVGDDIGKGVSALRDWIKSERILEIKGAILESSVLDASAAEALADLPTREQVLAQILGAISAPAGNLVRMIGAPSASLVRVLNAYVEKRKETEAA
- the rplA gene encoding 50S ribosomal protein L1, yielding MPKHSRRYSEIREKVDRNALYQPEEAIHLVKELATAKFDETIETHLRMGVDPRHADQQVRGVVTLPAGTGRQVRILVFAGPDGQALAKEAGADYVGAEDLAEQIQKGWTDFDVVLATPDMMRIVGRLGRVLGPRGLMPSPKTGTILPAEDLPRVIQEARLGRVEFRVDKTGNIHAPIGKASFDDKALLKNFAALMEAIMAAKPATLKNVYVRRVTLASTMGPGVKVDPNAAMNLQLDNVS